The following are encoded together in the Pseudoalteromonas ruthenica genome:
- a CDS encoding 3'-5' exonuclease — MNNVMLDLETMGNGSKAAIISIGACFFEPTTGEIGAQFHTIVNLKSSAYYGEMDAGTVIWWMEQSDDARKVLLDDMAVSLKDALGEFDEWISQIENFKERVVWGNGCTFDNVILGNAYKACRMRQPWPYFGDRDVRTLVDLGRTLHGFDPKNDMPFVGTRHNAMDDAVHQARYVSAIYSKLNGK, encoded by the coding sequence ATGAATAATGTAATGTTAGATTTAGAAACTATGGGTAATGGTTCAAAAGCGGCGATCATATCTATAGGCGCGTGCTTCTTTGAGCCAACAACGGGAGAAATTGGCGCGCAGTTCCACACGATCGTCAACCTTAAAAGCTCGGCTTACTACGGTGAAATGGACGCAGGAACCGTGATTTGGTGGATGGAGCAAAGCGACGATGCGCGTAAAGTGCTACTGGATGATATGGCTGTTTCGCTAAAAGACGCATTAGGTGAATTTGACGAGTGGATCAGTCAAATAGAAAACTTTAAAGAGCGTGTGGTGTGGGGAAATGGTTGCACTTTCGATAACGTTATTTTGGGTAATGCATACAAGGCTTGCCGAATGCGTCAGCCTTGGCCGTATTTTGGTGATCGTGATGTGCGAACACTTGTTGACCTTGGCCGCACCTTGCATGGGTTCGACCCTAAAAATGATATGCCTTTTGTTGGCACGCGCCACAACGCTATGGATGATGCTGTGCACCAAGCACGTTATGTGTCTGCAATTTACAGCAAGTTAAATGGCAAGTGA
- a CDS encoding replication endonuclease, which produces MLANQPVDLAQLRLSSMARGIVAAIDDVDNFNYVARKLAVIPTPLQGRMARRYIDRYNQKKQGSIYRANRWLSRTIARLQPRFEVLFRITQSMPLPWHILSSVEKTKEYGTDAARECMQIAIDISDENQHLDYAEIATLIHEKLSKFSLERGVKAPFYSEKGDKVPIEHIEIALLKMQCEKWWARKLKSVRRQYIELLEIATGQVGKDLYHCPKSKKSKRRGVSPYASKTAQREYSASQESGRQFLEMMELEGSDGSVINLMDAVKSGMANTDNRRNELMLRIRETEELAEEIGYQGVFSTITTPSRFHANSPKYQGTTPKDANAYLNKVWSRVRAKLGRLGINYFGVRVAEPHADATPHWHMLLFIPKDKVQWVNAIMRKYFIAEDREELIERYARKKELFTAYKKQRQAWGFKKSQGIKAKEPQKFHRTFSPRFEAILIDKKKGSAASYIAKYIAKNIDGYQISDHEDDETGELIKKQVNPVQAWASTWNIRQFQFQGSPSVTVWRELRRKREAVDDPQIEEVRAAADSGSWKDYVKLQGGMCIGRNARFKPFYEHTPFGNAYGELVSRIKGVLNTLSESVLMTRLVEWTRQLKGTAEKNQLKDNALVGSADLSWTSGNNCTPIAAGDSTQFAFNDFGFDKDQVKDHEKDLKAGRQIAIDGFIYRIRDGQLQVLDEQRALNERKRLDIEYHAHIFAQQDSEALPEESMIDPIAVLDDMTEEERQALSEGGSVVHYGRVYFMEAEELKSFAQTNLERATPARPIKVTDTHWQRARELVNLAYAHANNAGRNTPTVGGVYSGSDYEYAHQVLAGETEQDWWDIAAAWG; this is translated from the coding sequence ATGCTAGCGAATCAGCCCGTTGATTTGGCGCAGCTGCGTCTATCATCAATGGCACGCGGAATTGTTGCGGCCATTGATGATGTAGATAATTTTAATTATGTGGCACGCAAGCTTGCAGTGATCCCCACGCCTTTACAAGGGCGCATGGCACGCCGCTACATTGACCGCTACAACCAGAAAAAACAGGGTTCGATTTATCGTGCTAATCGCTGGTTAAGCCGCACGATTGCAAGATTGCAGCCTCGTTTTGAAGTGCTATTCAGGATTACTCAAAGTATGCCTTTGCCTTGGCATATTTTGAGTAGTGTTGAAAAAACCAAAGAATATGGCACTGACGCTGCACGCGAGTGCATGCAAATAGCCATTGATATCAGCGACGAAAATCAGCACCTCGATTATGCAGAGATTGCGACGCTGATACATGAAAAGCTTTCCAAATTCTCCTTGGAGCGAGGGGTGAAAGCCCCCTTTTATTCTGAAAAAGGCGATAAGGTGCCCATTGAGCACATCGAAATCGCCTTGCTGAAAATGCAGTGTGAAAAATGGTGGGCGCGTAAGCTCAAATCCGTTCGCCGCCAGTATATTGAACTACTAGAAATTGCCACCGGTCAGGTAGGCAAAGACCTTTACCACTGCCCTAAATCGAAGAAGAGCAAGCGCCGTGGCGTCAGCCCGTATGCCAGTAAAACGGCGCAGCGGGAGTACAGCGCATCACAAGAAAGTGGCCGACAGTTCCTCGAAATGATGGAACTAGAAGGCAGCGATGGAAGTGTTATAAACCTAATGGATGCAGTGAAAAGCGGCATGGCTAACACAGACAACCGCCGCAATGAGCTAATGCTGCGTATTCGTGAAACTGAAGAACTAGCCGAAGAGATAGGCTATCAAGGTGTGTTTTCGACCATAACAACACCTAGCCGCTTTCATGCAAATTCACCTAAGTACCAAGGAACCACACCGAAGGATGCCAATGCCTATTTAAATAAAGTGTGGTCTCGAGTAAGGGCTAAACTAGGCCGCCTTGGTATCAACTATTTTGGTGTGCGTGTGGCGGAGCCCCATGCTGATGCAACCCCGCATTGGCACATGCTCTTGTTTATTCCTAAAGATAAAGTGCAGTGGGTCAACGCCATTATGCGCAAGTACTTTATTGCTGAAGACCGTGAAGAACTCATAGAGCGTTACGCTCGCAAGAAAGAGCTTTTTACTGCTTATAAGAAGCAACGCCAGGCGTGGGGATTTAAAAAGAGCCAAGGCATCAAGGCTAAAGAACCTCAGAAGTTTCACCGCACTTTTTCACCGCGCTTCGAGGCAATCTTAATTGATAAGAAAAAGGGCAGTGCCGCTAGCTATATCGCCAAGTACATCGCCAAAAACATCGATGGTTATCAAATATCTGATCATGAGGATGATGAGACCGGCGAGCTTATAAAGAAGCAAGTTAATCCAGTGCAGGCCTGGGCCAGTACTTGGAATATTCGCCAGTTCCAATTTCAGGGCTCACCGTCGGTGACAGTATGGCGAGAGCTGCGCCGAAAGCGTGAAGCCGTTGATGATCCGCAAATAGAAGAGGTGCGTGCGGCGGCCGACTCGGGCAGCTGGAAAGACTATGTGAAATTGCAAGGTGGCATGTGTATTGGCCGCAACGCGCGGTTTAAACCTTTCTACGAACACACTCCCTTTGGTAACGCCTATGGCGAGCTAGTTAGCCGCATTAAAGGTGTGCTCAATACCTTGAGCGAGTCAGTGCTAATGACGCGTCTTGTGGAATGGACCAGACAACTCAAAGGAACAGCAGAGAAAAACCAGCTTAAAGACAACGCCCTCGTCGGCTCCGCCGACCTATCTTGGACTAGTGGGAATAACTGTACGCCAATAGCGGCGGGGGATAGCACCCAGTTTGCGTTTAACGACTTTGGTTTTGATAAAGATCAGGTGAAAGATCATGAAAAGGATCTGAAAGCGGGTAGGCAGATCGCTATTGATGGATTTATTTACCGAATACGAGACGGCCAATTACAAGTATTGGATGAACAGCGTGCATTAAATGAACGCAAACGCTTAGACATTGAGTACCACGCACACATCTTTGCCCAACAAGATAGCGAGGCTTTGCCTGAAGAAAGCATGATTGACCCTATCGCTGTGCTTGATGATATGACAGAGGAAGAACGCCAAGCGCTGAGCGAGGGCGGCAGTGTGGTCCACTATGGCCGCGTCTACTTTATGGAAGCAGAGGAATTGAAATCCTTTGCTCAGACCAACCTAGAGCGTGCTACACCAGCACGCCCAATCAAAGTAACAGATACACATTGGCAGCGCGCGCGAGAACTGGTGAACCTAGCTTATGCGCACGCAAATAACGCTGGCCGCAATACCCCAACAGTGGGCGGCGTTTATTCAGGTAGCGACTATGAGTATGCACACCAGGTGCTTGCCGGTGAAACCGAGCAGGACTGGTGGGACATAGCCGCAGCATGGGGTTAG
- a CDS encoding SAM-dependent methyltransferase, with product MSSTNRGAVRNKDDYYVTPHWLIEQFLDAIKGTDLENRLMTDDVLDPSCGGCSLYEPSYPAVLAQRFNGINLTTADIRIDARTPFTGLNFLESRGVGDYGVVITNPPFNISIDFVNKALEHVCPDGYVVMLQRLNWLGTKDRKSFWDKAPLQSVYVHSKRPSFFPDKKGKTDSIEYAHFVFKKSSKGMTPNPATIHVI from the coding sequence ATGAGTTCAACGAATCGCGGCGCCGTGCGCAATAAAGATGATTATTACGTGACACCACATTGGCTAATTGAGCAGTTCCTCGATGCTATCAAAGGCACAGATTTAGAAAACCGTCTTATGACGGACGATGTACTCGATCCCTCTTGTGGCGGTTGCTCATTGTATGAGCCGAGTTACCCGGCAGTGCTCGCACAGCGTTTTAACGGTATTAACTTAACCACAGCCGATATACGCATCGACGCTAGAACACCGTTTACGGGCTTGAATTTTCTTGAGTCACGCGGGGTAGGTGATTACGGCGTGGTGATAACTAATCCGCCTTTTAATATCTCCATCGACTTTGTGAACAAAGCATTAGAACACGTTTGCCCGGATGGCTATGTGGTCATGCTTCAACGCCTTAACTGGTTGGGCACAAAAGACCGCAAATCATTTTGGGATAAAGCACCACTGCAAAGTGTGTATGTGCATAGCAAGCGCCCCTCATTCTTTCCCGATAAAAAAGGGAAAACCGACTCTATCGAATACGCCCACTTTGTATTTAAAAAAAGCAGCAAAGGCATGACGCCGAACCCTGCCACTATTCACGTTATTTAA
- a CDS encoding pyocin activator PrtN family protein, which produces MGKHQPRTGDMNMTFALLACFNSPTVPLREICKEYLGIEPKTAEQKAKAAALPFPTFKLRDSERAPTMVNVTDLGAYLQSRYDQARDEWQHVND; this is translated from the coding sequence ATGGGTAAGCACCAGCCCCGGACAGGCGATATGAATATGACTTTTGCTTTGCTGGCCTGTTTTAACAGCCCCACGGTACCGCTGCGAGAAATTTGCAAAGAGTATTTGGGTATTGAGCCTAAAACAGCAGAGCAAAAAGCGAAAGCCGCTGCGTTGCCATTTCCCACTTTTAAATTACGAGATTCAGAACGTGCACCAACAATGGTGAACGTGACTGACTTAGGTGCCTATTTGCAGTCGCGTTACGACCAAGCTCGTGACGAGTGGCAGCACGTTAATGATTAA
- a CDS encoding YdaS family helix-turn-helix protein has protein sequence MMSAIEKAVDALLGQTATAKALGGGVTQTQVWNWVHRHQQAPAKYIKRISELTHGSVTVDELLADHEKGRKGEKHG, from the coding sequence ATGATGTCAGCCATTGAGAAAGCCGTTGATGCTCTACTAGGGCAAACAGCAACTGCTAAAGCTTTAGGCGGGGGTGTAACACAAACTCAAGTATGGAATTGGGTTCATCGTCACCAACAGGCTCCAGCTAAGTATATAAAACGCATTTCCGAGCTTACGCATGGAAGCGTGACAGTAGATGAGTTACTTGCCGACCACGAAAAAGGCAGAAAAGGAGAAAAGCATGGGTAA
- a CDS encoding LexA family protein has translation MDIAHRVRELRKGLSLTQYQLAELVGVAQNSIQKIEVGHTKNPRNIEALARALQTTPEYLRFGVGTSDSFTAGPTVKKQLPLISWVQAGAWSDIQEVNPLEAEHFMCPVNCSEKSFVLKVQGISMEPKFLDGDLIFVDPEARPEHGSYVVARLDDENQATFKQLIIEGGQKFLKALNPNWPDPLMPINGNCTIVGKVVFTGKSL, from the coding sequence ATGGATATTGCACATAGGGTCAGAGAGCTAAGGAAAGGCTTAAGTTTGACTCAGTACCAGTTAGCCGAGCTGGTTGGTGTAGCACAAAACTCAATTCAAAAAATAGAAGTCGGGCACACTAAAAACCCTCGGAATATAGAAGCTTTAGCAAGAGCTCTTCAGACTACTCCCGAATACCTCCGTTTTGGCGTGGGCACTAGTGATAGTTTTACTGCTGGTCCTACAGTAAAGAAGCAGCTACCACTCATCAGTTGGGTTCAAGCTGGCGCTTGGTCAGATATTCAAGAGGTGAATCCGCTAGAAGCTGAGCATTTTATGTGTCCGGTGAACTGCTCTGAGAAGTCATTTGTATTGAAGGTGCAAGGAATCAGTATGGAACCGAAGTTCTTGGATGGTGATTTAATATTTGTTGATCCTGAAGCGAGACCAGAACATGGCTCCTATGTTGTCGCTCGGCTTGATGACGAGAACCAAGCCACATTCAAACAGTTAATTATTGAGGGCGGCCAAAAGTTCTTAAAAGCACTCAACCCCAACTGGCCTGATCCACTCATGCCTATCAATGGCAATTGCACCATCGTTGGCAAAGTTGTTTTTACAGGTAAGTCTTTATAA
- a CDS encoding CsgG/HfaB family protein, with product MEKVKLVLLGFVYSLVLCTFNAQASNKVTIAIGDIEYRAMDSSENKRYSAYGRGTREDTRAFGDMLTTALVKTRKFNVIERDKVEELLKEQGMSINGIAKGGYEGKSFNLQGVDYILTGSITEYGEVAKGTSIGGFSTSSRKASMAVDIRVLKVADGTVGIAETVRAERDGGSSLSVDGFIQGDNDSSGALLGEVMRETSTNVTNLIVSTFYPIKVIAKTGGDTIILNYGNGYLKKGDVLNVFSQGEAFTDPDTGEVLGAEEELVGKIEVSSPQTKFSKAKIISGQQFEKGMIARIVKNETTKQKKETKKLSLF from the coding sequence ATGGAAAAAGTGAAATTAGTCTTATTAGGCTTTGTTTATTCTTTAGTGCTCTGCACATTTAATGCTCAAGCTTCAAATAAAGTAACAATTGCTATAGGTGATATTGAATATCGGGCGATGGACTCTAGTGAAAATAAGCGATACTCAGCATATGGAAGGGGTACCCGCGAAGATACTAGGGCTTTTGGTGATATGTTAACTACGGCCCTTGTTAAAACACGCAAGTTTAATGTTATCGAACGGGATAAAGTTGAGGAGTTGCTTAAAGAGCAAGGAATGTCAATAAACGGTATTGCTAAAGGTGGCTATGAGGGTAAAAGCTTTAATTTGCAGGGTGTTGACTATATCTTAACAGGTTCTATCACTGAGTATGGTGAAGTAGCTAAAGGGACTAGTATCGGTGGTTTTTCAACGTCTAGTAGGAAAGCATCCATGGCAGTAGATATCAGAGTTTTAAAAGTCGCGGACGGGACTGTTGGAATAGCTGAAACAGTGAGAGCTGAAAGAGACGGAGGTAGCTCCCTATCTGTGGATGGTTTTATACAGGGTGATAACGATAGCTCAGGCGCTCTGTTAGGTGAAGTAATGAGAGAGACTTCAACTAACGTAACCAACCTAATAGTATCAACTTTCTATCCTATTAAAGTAATTGCAAAAACAGGCGGAGACACCATCATCCTGAATTATGGAAATGGTTATTTGAAAAAGGGGGATGTGCTAAACGTTTTCTCCCAAGGAGAGGCATTTACTGATCCAGATACAGGTGAGGTGCTAGGGGCTGAAGAAGAGCTAGTTGGTAAAATCGAAGTCAGCAGTCCTCAAACGAAATTTTCGAAAGCAAAAATTATCTCAGGCCAACAGTTTGAAAAAGGTATGATAGCTAGAATAGTTAAAAATGAGACTACAAAACAGAAAAAAGAGACTAAAAAGTTGTCTCTATTCTAG
- a CDS encoding AHH domain-containing protein, with protein sequence MQGQQEEYITVQELEQDLTSATGNPALAKAQAQQYAIFYRGEVIDAMRYRKGLISKEELIYSKHIRWEHNKSHSKRLSDNMIAAGRGPREENTAAHHIVSWNDIRAAKSRLRLAAFGIDIDHEANGVFLPRFAKHKPMESMPNAEAHSKIHTNEYYLNVEALLVETIGEGLGRQGIIDLLRDIGDELQSGDFPINEELSTMLPR encoded by the coding sequence ATGCAAGGACAGCAGGAAGAGTACATAACTGTTCAAGAACTTGAACAGGACCTCACCAGTGCCACCGGCAACCCAGCATTAGCCAAAGCACAAGCGCAGCAATACGCCATTTTTTATCGTGGTGAAGTTATTGACGCAATGCGTTACCGCAAGGGCCTTATAAGCAAAGAAGAGCTTATTTACAGTAAGCATATTCGCTGGGAACACAATAAGTCACACAGTAAGCGTCTGAGCGATAACATGATTGCAGCAGGGCGTGGCCCAAGAGAAGAAAATACAGCTGCGCACCACATTGTATCTTGGAATGATATACGAGCTGCTAAATCAAGACTTCGCTTAGCTGCTTTTGGGATAGATATTGATCATGAAGCCAACGGTGTTTTTTTACCCCGGTTTGCTAAGCATAAGCCCATGGAATCTATGCCTAATGCTGAAGCGCATTCGAAGATCCATACAAACGAATACTATTTAAACGTCGAAGCTTTGCTTGTTGAGACCATAGGCGAGGGCTTGGGGCGACAAGGTATTATCGATTTACTGCGTGATATTGGTGATGAGCTACAGAGTGGGGATTTCCCTATAAATGAAGAACTATCAACTATGCTGCCGAGGTAA
- a CDS encoding substrate-binding domain-containing protein has product MHCFNLRSSALVLISALCAMLSFVAYGQYTFAVVGKTKNDSFYEQSFKGCQDFAQRQADLRCIYDGAYDYQDARTQALVVQDLVAQGVDGILVSTTDSQHLVNRALKKAQEQGIAVITFDSDLAPQHQTYRLAYVGTNNFDFGVALGEAAKQFKREHPQTLCIQSGHHTTPNLNKRIDGVRYALSGSTKRLNGENGWLEHPRCPLFTAGRRDDALKQLRTIISYPQPTIFVAVAGFAQFNPDYQQVMTEFKQQLAKKQRVIISADTETLQLQALASGLGTMNIGQNPYEMGRKGAQLLYDAVKHQHLPEQEQYYLPFHYCTPDNAQSCAKNH; this is encoded by the coding sequence TTGCACTGTTTTAATCTTCGCTCATCAGCATTAGTGCTTATTTCGGCGCTCTGCGCGATGTTGTCTTTTGTTGCTTATGGCCAGTACACCTTTGCCGTCGTAGGCAAAACCAAGAACGACAGCTTTTATGAACAATCCTTCAAAGGTTGCCAAGACTTTGCCCAGCGCCAAGCCGATTTGCGCTGTATTTATGATGGCGCTTATGACTACCAAGACGCTCGTACCCAAGCACTGGTAGTGCAAGATTTAGTTGCTCAAGGTGTGGACGGTATATTGGTGTCTACCACCGACTCGCAGCACTTGGTCAATAGAGCGCTAAAAAAGGCTCAGGAGCAAGGGATTGCGGTGATCACTTTTGACTCAGACTTGGCACCACAACATCAAACTTACCGTTTAGCCTATGTGGGCACTAACAACTTTGATTTTGGCGTGGCACTTGGTGAGGCGGCAAAGCAGTTTAAACGAGAGCACCCACAAACCTTGTGTATTCAATCGGGACATCACACTACGCCGAACTTAAACAAGCGCATCGACGGCGTACGTTATGCCTTGTCAGGGAGTACCAAACGTTTGAACGGTGAGAATGGTTGGCTGGAGCATCCCCGTTGTCCGCTTTTCACTGCTGGGCGTCGCGATGATGCCCTCAAGCAATTACGCACCATTATCAGTTACCCGCAGCCGACAATCTTTGTTGCCGTCGCTGGCTTTGCACAGTTTAATCCTGATTATCAACAGGTGATGACAGAGTTTAAACAGCAGCTAGCTAAGAAGCAGCGAGTGATTATCTCTGCCGATACTGAAACACTGCAATTGCAAGCGTTAGCGAGCGGCCTTGGCACCATGAATATCGGTCAAAATCCTTATGAAATGGGCCGTAAGGGCGCACAGCTACTTTATGATGCAGTAAAGCACCAACACCTTCCTGAACAAGAGCAATATTACTTACCTTTTCATTACTGCACCCCTGATAACGCGCAGAGCTGCGCGAAAAACCATTAA
- a CDS encoding manganese efflux pump MntP, whose protein sequence is MSIFALMLLALAMSTDAFAASISKGAYLRHPRLLSAIKMGLIFGIIEGTTPLIGWLIGNAGAHYIEEFDHWVAFILLLLLGTHMIVESVKEDDDTQSEAAQKSSIAKVILTAIGTSLDALTVGVSLAFVAVNIYLAALMIGLATALMVTMGSLLGHRLATVIGKRAETLGGVVLVVIGSWILYSHLSTVA, encoded by the coding sequence ATGAGTATTTTCGCGTTAATGCTATTGGCTTTAGCTATGTCGACCGATGCGTTTGCAGCATCGATCAGTAAGGGCGCTTACCTACGCCATCCACGCCTGCTCAGTGCCATAAAAATGGGGCTGATATTTGGTATTATCGAGGGCACCACACCACTTATCGGTTGGCTGATTGGCAATGCTGGAGCCCACTACATCGAAGAATTTGATCACTGGGTGGCGTTTATCTTGTTATTGCTACTTGGTACGCACATGATTGTGGAAAGTGTGAAAGAGGATGACGACACTCAAAGCGAAGCAGCACAAAAGTCTTCTATTGCCAAAGTGATACTGACTGCTATAGGCACCAGCTTGGACGCACTGACTGTAGGGGTGAGCCTAGCTTTTGTTGCGGTCAATATTTACCTTGCAGCGCTGATGATAGGCTTAGCCACAGCACTGATGGTAACTATGGGCAGTTTACTTGGGCATCGTTTAGCAACGGTGATCGGCAAACGAGCAGAAACCCTAGGCGGTGTTGTGCTGGTCGTGATTGGCTCGTGGATTCTATATTCACATTTGAGTACAGTGGCTTAA
- a CDS encoding LysE family transporter — translation MELSAYLPQLLSIATLATIMAISPGADFVMITRNSLVYGRRAGFYSALGVGLAIWIHVAYSIAGVALLIAQSVVLFTVIKYIGAAYLIYLGYQSLRAKHHIALELAPKAAPSKALSACSALRQGFITNALNPKTTLFFLSIFTQLVSADTPVAIQLVYGLIISLAHLLWFVLVAMFFSHFAFVHALQRYQRLIEKTLGVILMGLGVRVATLSQ, via the coding sequence ATGGAGCTGTCAGCCTATTTACCCCAGTTATTGTCCATCGCTACGCTAGCAACGATCATGGCAATTAGCCCCGGCGCCGACTTTGTCATGATCACCCGCAATAGCCTAGTATATGGACGTCGTGCCGGTTTTTATTCGGCGCTGGGCGTGGGGTTAGCGATTTGGATTCACGTTGCTTATTCCATAGCCGGCGTGGCGCTGCTCATTGCCCAATCGGTGGTGCTATTCACGGTGATAAAATACATCGGCGCAGCGTACTTAATTTACCTTGGCTATCAAAGCCTGCGAGCAAAGCACCATATCGCCTTGGAGCTAGCGCCCAAGGCAGCGCCCAGCAAAGCGTTATCCGCCTGCTCGGCTCTGCGTCAAGGTTTTATAACTAATGCCCTAAACCCCAAAACCACGTTGTTCTTTTTAAGTATATTTACTCAGCTGGTGAGCGCCGATACGCCCGTTGCCATCCAGCTTGTGTATGGGCTTATTATTTCTTTGGCACACTTGCTGTGGTTTGTGTTGGTAGCCATGTTTTTTAGCCACTTTGCATTTGTACACGCCCTACAACGTTATCAACGGCTTATCGAAAAAACCTTAGGTGTCATATTAATGGGCTTAGGCGTTCGCGTTGCCACACTCAGCCAATAA
- a CDS encoding MarC family protein encodes MHELLATFIFFFAVIDPIGTVPVFIAVTRGEDAAFKRKVAYKAVLVSALVLLLFVVVGELLLNAISIPLAAFQIAGGIVLLLFALTMIFGEGKPESEIKSVRDSTETAIFPLAIPSIASPGAMLGAVLMTRNNEYTWVEQAITSSMMLSVLGVVLLLLLLARYVHNLIGDGGASIISRVMGLILSSVAVTNILGGIKDYFAL; translated from the coding sequence GTGCACGAATTACTGGCCACCTTTATTTTCTTTTTCGCGGTAATTGACCCCATAGGCACAGTGCCGGTATTTATTGCCGTGACGCGAGGTGAAGATGCTGCATTTAAGCGCAAAGTGGCTTACAAAGCGGTGCTGGTATCGGCGCTAGTGCTGCTGCTGTTTGTCGTTGTCGGTGAGTTGCTACTCAACGCTATTAGTATTCCGCTTGCGGCGTTTCAGATTGCCGGTGGCATTGTACTGCTGCTGTTTGCGCTGACCATGATTTTTGGTGAAGGCAAACCCGAGTCGGAAATTAAAAGTGTGCGCGACTCCACAGAAACCGCCATATTTCCTCTAGCCATCCCATCAATAGCCAGCCCAGGGGCTATGCTAGGGGCGGTGCTGATGACTCGTAATAATGAATATACTTGGGTCGAGCAGGCCATTACCTCATCAATGATGCTTAGCGTCTTAGGCGTGGTGTTATTGTTACTTTTGCTGGCGCGCTACGTACATAACCTCATTGGTGATGGCGGTGCAAGCATTATCTCCAGAGTCATGGGGCTGATCCTGAGCTCCGTGGCGGTGACAAATATTCTCGGTGGCATTAAAGACTACTTCGCGCTGTAA
- a CDS encoding transcriptional repressor yields the protein MNVDALVSKAKRMCDSKGARFTPIREKVFRLLASTKSGVGAYDLLEQLKVTETSAKPATVYRALDFLAEQGFIHKIESTNAFMLCHHFDSIHPVQLLICDQCGHVDELHSSVLSHELSELASQSGFSVSSQTIEAHGICKRCQS from the coding sequence ATGAATGTAGATGCGCTTGTCAGTAAAGCTAAAAGAATGTGCGACAGCAAAGGCGCCCGCTTTACTCCCATCCGTGAAAAAGTATTCCGTTTACTTGCCAGCACTAAAAGCGGTGTTGGTGCGTATGACTTATTAGAGCAATTAAAAGTGACAGAAACCAGCGCAAAACCTGCGACGGTTTATCGCGCACTGGACTTTTTAGCTGAACAAGGCTTTATTCATAAAATAGAAAGCACCAACGCGTTTATGTTGTGCCACCATTTTGATTCAATTCATCCGGTGCAGTTGCTTATCTGCGATCAATGCGGTCATGTAGACGAGCTGCACTCGAGCGTGCTGTCGCATGAGTTAAGTGAGCTCGCCTCACAAAGCGGCTTTAGTGTAAGCTCGCAAACTATTGAAGCGCATGGCATTTGTAAACGCTGTCAATCTTAG
- a CDS encoding chemotaxis protein CheX: protein MNVEFINPFLSSLVNVLATMAQTELKPGKPRVKKDEVAAGDVSGLIGMVGPQTKGSLSITFDESLALTIMERMLGERPSAINEEVTDMVGEITNMVTGGAKNLLGEKGYDFDMATPAVVSGTGHTITHKCEGTTIIMPFTSGDGNAHIEISFDTL, encoded by the coding sequence ATGAACGTCGAGTTTATTAACCCTTTTCTTTCTTCTTTGGTCAATGTGTTGGCCACGATGGCACAAACTGAACTAAAACCGGGTAAACCTCGCGTTAAAAAGGACGAGGTCGCGGCAGGCGATGTGTCAGGGTTAATCGGTATGGTCGGCCCTCAAACAAAGGGCTCACTCTCTATCACTTTCGATGAAAGCCTAGCGCTTACCATCATGGAACGTATGCTAGGCGAGCGCCCCAGTGCCATTAATGAAGAAGTGACCGACATGGTTGGCGAAATCACCAACATGGTTACTGGTGGCGCCAAAAACTTACTGGGTGAAAAAGGTTATGACTTTGATATGGCGACTCCAGCAGTGGTTTCAGGCACTGGCCACACCATTACCCACAAATGCGAAGGAACCACAATTATCATGCCTTTCACCTCAGGTGATGGCAATGCCCACATCGAGATCAGCTTCGACACCTTATGA